One Leifsonia shinshuensis DNA window includes the following coding sequences:
- a CDS encoding MazG family protein, translated as MTDAAPTRLDELVAVMARLRAPGGCPWDAAQTHESLVQYLVEETYELIEAIETGNRDEMLEELGDVLYQVLFHADIAAHTPGEDFDIQDVAEQMTRKMVGRHPHVFGGDRTAETADDVVGFWDDLKKAEKPGRTSVLDGIPQAMPSLALADKLLGRAEKVGLIDLSESGGVQVESEDELGPLLLAIVASAKAQGLDAERALRSTLRELQGEIREQEATV; from the coding sequence ATGACCGACGCGGCGCCCACCAGACTCGACGAGCTCGTCGCCGTGATGGCGCGTTTGCGCGCCCCGGGCGGCTGTCCGTGGGACGCCGCCCAGACGCACGAGTCGCTGGTGCAGTACCTCGTCGAGGAGACCTACGAGCTGATCGAGGCCATCGAGACGGGCAACCGCGACGAGATGCTGGAGGAGCTCGGCGACGTGCTCTACCAGGTGCTGTTCCACGCCGACATCGCCGCGCACACCCCCGGCGAGGACTTCGACATCCAGGACGTCGCCGAGCAGATGACCCGCAAGATGGTCGGCCGGCACCCGCACGTCTTCGGCGGCGACCGCACCGCGGAGACCGCGGACGACGTGGTCGGGTTCTGGGACGACCTGAAGAAGGCCGAGAAGCCGGGCCGCACCAGCGTGCTGGACGGCATCCCCCAGGCCATGCCCTCCCTCGCCCTCGCCGACAAACTGCTCGGCCGGGCCGAGAAGGTCGGGCTGATCGACCTCAGCGAGTCGGGCGGAGTGCAGGTCGAGAGCGAGGACGAGCTGGGGCCGCTGCTGCTGGCCATCGTCGCGTCGGCGAAAGCGCAGGGATTGGACGCCGAGCGCGCGCTGCGGTCGACGCTGCGCGAGCTGCAGGGGGAGATCCGCGAGCAGGAAGCTACGGTTTAG
- a CDS encoding GntR family transcriptional regulator codes for MSVPTEIATRTGGISGVAVGEEVMVGCIGCTIGTDTDGRLRVRIELDPTAERPLYQQLHDRVIDAVARGELREGDALVSVRQLAVRFGINAATVVKAYDALRNEGIVRTSRRSGSVIARDAASGPPDERFLADWSARLSVLIAEGIAHGVERSELEARTSAIAWLFDQAREQHDAADHPPAGDQKGTTP; via the coding sequence ATGTCCGTTCCAACGGAGATCGCGACCAGAACGGGCGGGATCTCCGGAGTTGCGGTCGGGGAGGAGGTGATGGTCGGCTGTATCGGCTGTACTATAGGTACTGATACAGACGGGAGGCTGCGCGTGCGCATCGAGCTCGATCCGACGGCGGAGAGGCCGCTCTACCAGCAACTGCACGATCGGGTGATCGACGCCGTCGCGCGCGGCGAGCTGCGGGAGGGCGACGCGCTCGTCTCCGTGCGGCAGCTGGCCGTGCGGTTCGGGATCAATGCCGCCACGGTCGTGAAGGCGTACGACGCGCTCCGGAACGAGGGCATCGTGCGCACGAGCCGCCGCTCCGGGTCGGTGATCGCGCGCGACGCCGCCAGCGGGCCGCCCGACGAGCGGTTCCTCGCGGACTGGTCCGCGCGGCTGAGCGTCCTGATCGCCGAAGGCATCGCCCACGGTGTCGAGCGGTCCGAGCTGGAAGCACGCACGTCCGCCATCGCCTGGCTGTTCGACCAGGCCCGCGAGCAGCACGACGCCGCGGACCATCCTCCCGCCGGGGACCAGAAAGGAACCACCCCATGA
- a CDS encoding FecCD family ABC transporter permease, with protein sequence MSAQTAAGAASPAVSSVAVDRRRRHARALRVSIVLAVLVALVSAVSLTLGDAGVAPSDVLAALVGRADRLTSFVILDLRLPRLLAAVLVGACLGLSGALFQSVARNPLASPDIIGITTSASATGAIALVWFGISGLALSGIVLAGTLVAAVLIYLLAWRNGVSGYRFVLVGIGFAAICAGLVSYVLTRADLSDVQQALVWITGSLNSVDPTSLVVLAVSAVVLIPAALLVGRPLAALGLGDDLAAGIGVRPERTRILSVGVGVALAAVAVSVAGPIAFVALLAAPVARRLVGRGSLALVPAALVGALVLVLSDVVAQFAVPGVVFPVGVVTGIVGAPYLLWQLTRTNRVGRGG encoded by the coding sequence GTGAGCGCGCAGACCGCCGCGGGTGCGGCCTCCCCGGCTGTGTCGAGCGTCGCCGTCGACCGGCGCCGACGGCACGCGCGCGCCCTGCGGGTGTCGATCGTGCTCGCCGTGCTCGTCGCGCTGGTGTCGGCCGTGTCCCTGACGCTCGGGGATGCCGGCGTCGCGCCCTCCGACGTGCTCGCCGCCCTCGTCGGCCGCGCCGACCGGCTCACGTCGTTCGTCATCCTGGACCTCCGCCTGCCGCGCCTGCTCGCCGCCGTGCTGGTCGGTGCGTGCCTCGGTCTGTCCGGCGCGCTCTTCCAGTCGGTCGCGCGCAACCCGCTCGCGAGCCCCGACATCATCGGCATCACCACCAGCGCGAGCGCGACCGGCGCCATCGCCCTGGTCTGGTTCGGGATCAGCGGCCTCGCGCTCTCCGGCATCGTCCTCGCGGGCACCCTGGTCGCGGCCGTGCTGATCTACCTGCTCGCCTGGCGCAACGGCGTGAGCGGCTACCGCTTCGTCCTGGTCGGGATCGGCTTCGCCGCGATCTGCGCGGGACTTGTCTCGTATGTGCTCACCCGCGCCGACCTCAGCGACGTGCAGCAGGCCCTGGTGTGGATCACCGGCAGCCTGAACAGCGTCGACCCGACGTCGCTGGTGGTGCTCGCGGTCTCCGCCGTCGTACTCATCCCGGCCGCGCTGCTGGTCGGCCGGCCGCTCGCCGCCCTCGGGCTCGGCGACGACCTCGCGGCCGGGATCGGTGTGCGGCCCGAGCGCACGCGCATCCTGAGCGTCGGCGTCGGGGTGGCGCTCGCGGCAGTCGCGGTGTCCGTCGCCGGTCCGATCGCGTTCGTGGCGCTGCTCGCGGCGCCGGTCGCGCGCCGGCTGGTCGGGCGCGGCTCGCTCGCGCTCGTCCCCGCGGCTCTCGTCGGAGCGCTCGTGCTCGTGCTGTCCGACGTCGTCGCGCAGTTCGCCGTGCCGGGCGTCGTCTTCCCGGTCGGCGTCGTGACCGGGATCGTCGGAGCGCCCTACCTGCTCTGGCAGCTCACCAGGACCAACCGCGTCGGCCGTGGAGGCTGA
- the hisS gene encoding histidine--tRNA ligase, with translation MASPITPPRGMRDFLPAEKARREHALGVIRRSFASHGFDEIETPVVEDVARLHSGLGGDNEKLAFSVLKRGLGGDDLRAAIESGDTLALCDLGLRFDLTVPLARFYATHRGELPPVFRSIQIAPVWRAERPQKGRYRQFVQCDIDIIGEGSQLAEVELITATAAALEALGLAGCTIRINDRRILNGLLEYCGFAESRWPQVLISIDKLDKIGAEGVVAELSEGGADSAAVLGGILAGLEPHLADGGVELTVEAISQILPAGMDTDTIADLEALAHALDTLPEGVALRFDPTLVRGMGYYTGTIFEIAHPGSGSSVGGGGRYDGMIGRFLGTDVPACGFSIGFERVVDLIETPEDSAADTVVLVHDPSVPLDRLMAIKSELVASGRRVRLDRRAKNLKAVLDRAAAAGYRSFAFVGPETADAAALEFKPLA, from the coding sequence ATGGCTTCCCCGATCACCCCGCCCCGCGGCATGCGCGACTTCCTCCCCGCCGAGAAGGCCCGCCGTGAGCATGCGCTGGGCGTGATCCGCCGGAGCTTCGCCTCCCACGGCTTCGACGAGATCGAGACCCCGGTGGTGGAGGACGTGGCCCGCCTGCACTCGGGCCTCGGCGGCGACAACGAGAAGCTCGCCTTCAGCGTGCTCAAGCGCGGCCTCGGCGGCGACGACCTGCGGGCCGCGATCGAGTCGGGGGACACCCTCGCGCTCTGCGACCTCGGCCTGCGCTTCGACCTCACGGTGCCGCTGGCCCGCTTCTACGCCACCCACCGCGGCGAGCTGCCTCCCGTCTTCCGCAGCATCCAGATCGCGCCGGTCTGGCGGGCCGAGCGCCCGCAGAAGGGCCGCTACCGCCAGTTCGTGCAGTGCGACATCGACATCATCGGCGAGGGCTCGCAGCTCGCAGAGGTCGAGCTGATCACCGCGACCGCCGCAGCGCTGGAGGCCCTGGGCCTGGCCGGCTGCACCATCCGGATCAACGACCGCCGCATCCTGAACGGCCTGCTCGAGTACTGCGGGTTCGCCGAGTCGCGCTGGCCGCAGGTGCTCATCTCGATCGACAAGCTCGACAAGATCGGCGCCGAGGGCGTCGTCGCCGAGCTGAGCGAGGGCGGCGCGGACTCCGCGGCCGTGCTCGGCGGCATCCTCGCCGGGCTGGAGCCGCACCTCGCCGACGGCGGCGTCGAGCTGACCGTCGAGGCGATCTCGCAGATCCTCCCCGCGGGCATGGACACCGACACCATCGCCGACCTGGAAGCGCTCGCGCACGCGCTCGACACCCTCCCGGAGGGCGTCGCGCTGCGGTTCGACCCCACCCTGGTGCGCGGCATGGGCTACTACACCGGAACGATCTTCGAGATCGCGCACCCGGGATCCGGCAGCTCGGTCGGCGGCGGCGGCCGCTACGACGGGATGATCGGGCGCTTCCTCGGCACCGACGTGCCGGCCTGCGGGTTCTCGATCGGGTTCGAGCGCGTCGTCGACCTTATCGAGACGCCGGAGGACTCGGCAGCGGACACCGTGGTGCTGGTGCACGACCCGAGCGTCCCGCTCGACCGGCTGATGGCGATCAAGTCCGAGCTGGTGGCCTCCGGCCGCCGCGTCCGGCTCGACCGGCGGGCGAAGAACCTCAAGGCCGTGCTGGACCGCGCGGCGGCAGCCGGGTACCGGTCGTTCGCGTTCGTCGGCCCGGAGACCGCGGACGCCGCCGCGCTAGAGTTCAAGCCGCTGGCATAG
- the eno gene encoding phosphopyruvate hydratase — protein MAQIEAVGAREILDSRGNPTVEVEVLLEDGTVSRAAVPSGASTGAFEAYELRDGDKDRYLGKGVEKAVDAVLDEIGPAIEGFEASDQRLVDEAMIELDGTDNKKRLGANAILGVSLAVAKAAADSADLPLFRYVGGPNAHVLPVPMMNIINGGAHADTGVDIQEFMILPIGAETFSEGLRWGVETYHSLKALLKSKGLNTGLGDEGGFAPELEHNRAALDLISEAIEKAGYAVGSQIALGLDVASTEFFENGVYRFEGQDRTAAQMSAYYAELAANYPLVSIEDPLAEDDWEGWAHLNAEIGSKLQLVGDDLFVTNPKRLAQGITAKAANSILVKVNQIGTLTETLDAVSLAQRSGMTAVLSHRSGETEDTTIADLAVATDAGQIKTGAPARSERVAKYNQLLRIEEELGDAAVYAGRSAFPRFQG, from the coding sequence GTGGCTCAGATCGAAGCTGTAGGCGCCCGCGAGATTCTCGACTCCCGCGGCAACCCGACCGTCGAGGTCGAGGTGCTCCTCGAGGACGGCACGGTCAGCCGTGCCGCCGTCCCGTCCGGTGCGTCCACCGGCGCCTTCGAGGCCTACGAGCTTCGCGACGGCGACAAGGACCGCTACCTGGGCAAGGGCGTCGAGAAGGCCGTCGACGCAGTGCTCGACGAGATCGGCCCGGCGATCGAGGGCTTCGAGGCCAGCGACCAGCGCCTGGTGGACGAGGCCATGATCGAGCTCGACGGCACCGACAACAAGAAGCGCCTGGGCGCCAACGCCATCCTCGGCGTCAGCCTCGCGGTCGCCAAGGCCGCGGCCGACTCGGCCGACCTCCCGCTGTTCCGGTACGTCGGCGGCCCGAACGCGCACGTCCTCCCGGTCCCGATGATGAACATCATCAACGGCGGCGCGCACGCCGACACCGGCGTCGACATCCAGGAGTTCATGATCCTGCCGATCGGCGCCGAGACCTTCTCCGAGGGTCTGCGCTGGGGCGTGGAGACCTACCACTCGCTCAAGGCGCTGCTGAAGTCGAAGGGCCTCAACACCGGCCTCGGCGACGAGGGCGGCTTCGCCCCGGAGCTGGAGCACAACCGCGCCGCGCTCGACCTCATCTCCGAGGCCATCGAGAAGGCCGGCTACGCCGTCGGCTCGCAGATCGCGCTCGGCCTCGACGTGGCCTCCACCGAGTTCTTCGAGAACGGCGTCTACCGCTTCGAGGGCCAGGACCGCACGGCCGCCCAGATGAGCGCCTACTACGCCGAGCTCGCCGCCAACTACCCGCTGGTCTCGATCGAGGACCCGCTGGCCGAGGACGACTGGGAGGGCTGGGCCCACCTGAACGCCGAGATCGGCTCGAAGCTGCAGCTCGTCGGCGACGACCTGTTCGTCACCAACCCGAAGCGTCTCGCACAGGGCATCACGGCCAAGGCCGCGAACAGCATCCTCGTCAAGGTCAACCAGATCGGCACCCTGACCGAGACGCTCGACGCGGTGTCGCTGGCCCAGCGCAGCGGCATGACCGCCGTGCTCTCGCACCGCTCCGGCGAGACCGAGGACACCACGATCGCCGACCTCGCCGTCGCCACCGACGCCGGCCAGATCAAGACCGGCGCCCCGGCCCGCTCCGAGCGCGTCGCCAAGTACAACCAGCTGCTCCGCATCGAGGAGGAGCTGGGCGACGCGGCGGTGTACGCCGGCCGCAGCGCGTTCCCGCGCTTCCAGGGCTGA
- a CDS encoding FtsB family cell division protein: MPKPRTQRVAASFEQPSATGRWLRGLHFSAFSLVMMGAVVLAVVILAPSLQGFLAQRQQIADQQKAVQELSAQVDALKEQRARWNDPSYIRAQARDRLYYVMPGETSYLVIDDRPPAAKGDTTPVSSKLQKTRTDWVGSLFGSLMGAGLTDATPAQLGSTPAPSPTPTPAPSK, from the coding sequence ATGCCGAAGCCGCGCACGCAGCGCGTCGCCGCCTCCTTCGAGCAGCCGTCGGCCACCGGGCGCTGGCTGCGCGGCCTCCACTTCTCCGCCTTCTCGCTCGTGATGATGGGAGCGGTCGTGCTCGCCGTCGTCATCCTGGCGCCGTCGCTGCAGGGCTTCCTCGCACAGCGGCAGCAGATCGCAGACCAGCAGAAGGCCGTCCAGGAGCTCTCGGCGCAGGTGGACGCGCTGAAGGAGCAGCGCGCCCGCTGGAACGACCCGAGCTACATCCGCGCCCAGGCCAGGGACCGGCTGTACTACGTGATGCCGGGGGAGACCAGCTACCTCGTCATCGACGACCGGCCGCCCGCCGCGAAGGGCGACACCACCCCGGTGAGCTCCAAGCTCCAGAAGACCCGCACCGACTGGGTCGGCTCCCTGTTCGGCTCGCTGATGGGCGCAGGGCTGACCGACGCGACCCCGGCGCAGCTCGGCAGCACGCCGGCGCCCAGCCCGACCCCGACCCCCGCACCGAGCAAGTAG
- a CDS encoding DUF1648 domain-containing protein gives MIAVLLSTFAVTTLTAAILLMLPAMSRSTLPLGVLVPRSRVADPVVVAAIRRFRVIVVVSYVVALVAAALVIPVGPAAPALVATLVLLAGSIAGYLLARRSIQAAKRAGGWLDDVPVRISGSVTPDSGNRPQPAFGWYAAALVLLLAAAAVGIALYDSLPASIAVHWDSSGQPNRFAEKTVLSVFGPLLIAFGVLALMVGIAFVIRSVPWRRGGGDAPEVAERIAALQAELTQSLLGWMAFVVSAAFAALSVIGWLHDGSNQPSAGIGIVTVALLVVIFVVIGVYALRLVHGTRAARAAVPVGGGSAAASPARDTVDPRDDDRHWKGGLIYVNSADPALFVPKRFGVGVTLNLGHPGGMAIGVVTLLLLVAAISLPALLR, from the coding sequence ATGATCGCCGTCCTGCTCAGCACCTTCGCGGTGACGACGTTGACCGCCGCAATCCTCCTGATGCTGCCCGCGATGAGCCGCAGCACCCTGCCGCTCGGTGTGCTGGTGCCGCGCAGCCGGGTGGCCGATCCGGTCGTGGTCGCGGCGATCCGGCGTTTCCGCGTCATCGTCGTGGTCTCGTACGTCGTCGCGCTGGTCGCGGCCGCGCTCGTCATCCCGGTGGGTCCCGCCGCGCCGGCGCTGGTCGCGACCCTGGTCCTGCTCGCCGGCTCCATCGCGGGCTACCTGCTCGCGCGGCGCAGCATCCAGGCGGCCAAGCGAGCGGGCGGCTGGCTGGACGACGTGCCGGTGCGGATCTCCGGCAGCGTGACGCCGGACTCCGGCAACCGTCCGCAGCCCGCGTTCGGCTGGTACGCCGCCGCACTCGTGCTCCTGCTGGCGGCCGCGGCCGTCGGCATCGCGCTGTACGACAGCCTCCCGGCCTCCATCGCGGTGCACTGGGATTCGAGCGGGCAACCGAACCGCTTCGCGGAGAAGACCGTCCTCTCGGTGTTCGGCCCGCTCCTGATCGCGTTCGGGGTGCTCGCCCTGATGGTGGGGATCGCGTTCGTGATCCGGTCCGTCCCGTGGCGGCGAGGCGGGGGAGACGCGCCGGAGGTCGCCGAGCGGATCGCCGCGCTGCAGGCCGAGCTGACCCAGTCGCTGCTCGGCTGGATGGCGTTCGTCGTGTCCGCCGCCTTCGCCGCGCTGTCGGTGATCGGCTGGCTGCACGACGGGTCGAACCAGCCGAGCGCCGGGATCGGCATCGTCACCGTGGCACTGCTCGTAGTGATCTTCGTGGTGATCGGCGTCTACGCCCTGCGGCTCGTGCACGGCACGCGCGCCGCCCGCGCGGCCGTGCCGGTCGGCGGAGGGTCGGCGGCCGCATCGCCCGCCCGCGACACCGTAGACCCGCGCGACGACGACCGGCACTGGAAGGGCGGCCTGATCTACGTCAACTCCGCCGACCCCGCGCTCTTCGTGCCGAAGCGGTTCGGGGTGGGCGTGACGCTCAACCTCGGTCACCCGGGCGGGATGGCGATCGGCGTCGTCACGCTCCTGCTGCTGGTGGCCGCGATCTCTCTTCCCGCGCTGCTGCGCTGA
- a CDS encoding FecCD family ABC transporter permease, with amino-acid sequence MPTGAVSAPAGRARELPAHVRRRRRTLLGFLIAVVVLLAVCVLSLMVGARTIAPADVLHALTHYSASDPDSLVVVGSRLPRTLLGLAAGLALGLAGTVMQGLSRNPLADPGILGVNFGASLAVVVAIAFLGVTAVSGYVWFAFAGAALAAGIVYAVSAVGREGATPVKLALAGAAVSAALGSLITAVMLTSRVSLDQMRFWQVGSLAGRGFGVLWQVLPTLAVGAILALALGRLLNGLALGDDVARGLGQRVGLARVLSAVAIVLLCGSATAAVGPIAFVGLVVPHVARWVVGADYRRILAFSAVIAPALLIACDVIGRVVAPPGELQVGIVMAFVGAPLFIALVRRRKLVGL; translated from the coding sequence ATGCCCACCGGTGCCGTCTCCGCGCCCGCCGGGCGTGCCCGGGAGCTCCCCGCGCACGTCCGGCGGCGCCGGCGCACCCTGCTGGGGTTCCTGATCGCGGTCGTCGTCCTCCTGGCGGTGTGCGTGCTCAGCCTGATGGTCGGCGCGCGCACGATCGCGCCGGCCGACGTCCTGCACGCGCTGACGCACTACTCGGCGAGCGACCCGGACTCCCTCGTGGTCGTCGGCAGCCGTCTCCCGCGCACGCTGCTCGGTCTCGCCGCCGGGCTGGCGCTGGGGCTCGCCGGAACCGTGATGCAGGGGCTGTCGCGCAATCCGCTCGCCGACCCCGGGATCCTCGGGGTGAACTTCGGCGCGTCGCTGGCCGTCGTGGTGGCGATCGCGTTCCTCGGCGTCACGGCGGTCTCCGGCTACGTCTGGTTCGCCTTCGCGGGCGCGGCGCTCGCCGCCGGGATCGTCTACGCGGTCTCCGCGGTGGGCCGGGAGGGAGCGACCCCGGTCAAGCTGGCGCTCGCCGGCGCCGCGGTCTCGGCCGCGCTCGGCTCGCTCATCACGGCGGTCATGCTCACCAGCCGGGTGTCCCTCGACCAGATGCGGTTCTGGCAGGTGGGCTCGCTCGCCGGGCGCGGCTTCGGCGTGCTCTGGCAGGTGCTGCCGACGCTCGCCGTCGGCGCGATCCTGGCCCTGGCTCTCGGGAGGCTGCTCAACGGCCTCGCGCTGGGCGACGACGTCGCGCGCGGCCTCGGCCAGCGGGTCGGCCTCGCGCGCGTGCTGTCGGCCGTCGCGATCGTGCTGCTGTGCGGGTCGGCGACGGCCGCCGTCGGCCCGATCGCGTTCGTCGGGCTCGTCGTCCCGCACGTCGCCCGCTGGGTCGTCGGCGCGGACTACCGCCGCATCCTCGCCTTCTCCGCCGTGATCGCGCCCGCCCTGCTGATCGCGTGCGACGTGATCGGCCGCGTCGTCGCCCCTCCCGGGGAGCTGCAGGTCGGCATCGTCATGGCGTTCGTCGGGGCGCCGCTGTTCATCGCGCTCGTGCGGCGCAGGAAGCTGGTCGGGCTGTGA
- a CDS encoding ABC transporter ATP-binding protein, translating into MTDSTLAARDLTLAYEGRVVVDGLDLDIPPGRVTAIVGPNACGKSTLLRGLSRLLAPASGSVLLDGADIRSLPTKEVATRLGLLPQTPTAPDGITVADLVSRGRYPHQGWFRRWTAEDDAAVQEAMAATGVAELADRAIDELSGGQRQRVWIAMALAQQTGILLLDEPTTFLDISHQLDVLDLLLDLNAARGTTVVMVLHDLNLAARYADHLVAMRAGEIVAAGDPAEVVTAELVRDVFGVESVIAPDPVAGTPLVVPLGRHHTL; encoded by the coding sequence ATGACCGACAGCACGCTCGCCGCGCGCGACCTCACCCTCGCCTACGAGGGCCGGGTCGTCGTCGACGGCCTCGACCTCGACATCCCGCCCGGGCGTGTCACCGCGATCGTCGGGCCGAACGCCTGCGGCAAGTCCACCCTGCTGCGCGGGCTGTCCCGGCTGCTCGCCCCGGCCTCCGGCAGCGTGCTGCTCGACGGCGCCGACATCCGCTCGCTGCCGACCAAGGAGGTCGCGACCCGGCTGGGCCTGCTGCCGCAGACGCCCACCGCGCCCGACGGGATCACCGTCGCCGACCTCGTCTCGCGCGGCCGGTACCCGCACCAGGGCTGGTTCCGGCGCTGGACCGCCGAGGACGACGCCGCCGTGCAGGAGGCGATGGCCGCGACCGGCGTCGCCGAGCTGGCCGACCGCGCGATCGACGAGCTGTCCGGCGGCCAGCGCCAGCGCGTCTGGATCGCGATGGCGCTCGCGCAGCAGACCGGCATCCTGCTGCTGGACGAGCCGACGACCTTCCTCGACATCAGCCACCAGCTCGACGTGCTCGACCTGCTGCTCGACCTGAACGCGGCGCGGGGAACCACGGTCGTCATGGTGCTGCACGACCTCAACCTCGCGGCGCGCTACGCCGACCACCTGGTGGCGATGCGGGCGGGGGAGATCGTGGCGGCTGGCGACCCGGCGGAGGTCGTGACCGCTGAGCTCGTGCGCGACGTGTTCGGGGTGGAGTCGGTCATCGCGCCGGACCCGGTGGCGGGGACGCCGCTGGTGGTGCCGCTGGGGAGGCACCACACGCTCTGA
- a CDS encoding iron-siderophore ABC transporter substrate-binding protein produces MPVSARPGSRRTRFVLSFAAVASAAALLLTGCSAGGQADESSSSAAKGSFPVTIDSALGKTTIDSAPKRVATWGWGAQDIVLALGIVPVAMPKFTYGGDAKGILPWDADQITKLKGSTPQLLDADSGEVPFEQFVKAKPDVILAPYSGLTQTEFDTLSKIAPVVAYPDKPWATSWRDQTAIVGKALGMTSQADALVKKTESSVSALSDKYPVIKNKTFFYAAANQPGVLNVYRAEDPRVQLLNDLGMKNSPSIAALDSSKGDGSFFYQLSYENLSKIDTDLLVMYFDKQSSVDAFTADPLVAAMPTVKEGRFAPIVGESFVAATSAPSVLSIPWMLDRYVPQLAAAAEKVK; encoded by the coding sequence ATGCCTGTTTCCGCACGCCCCGGCAGCCGCCGGACGCGTTTCGTGTTGTCGTTCGCCGCCGTCGCCTCCGCGGCCGCCCTCCTCCTCACCGGCTGTTCCGCCGGCGGACAGGCCGACGAATCCTCGTCCTCGGCCGCGAAGGGCAGCTTCCCGGTGACGATCGACAGTGCGCTGGGTAAGACCACCATCGACTCCGCGCCGAAGCGCGTCGCGACCTGGGGCTGGGGCGCGCAGGACATCGTGCTGGCGCTCGGGATCGTCCCGGTCGCGATGCCGAAGTTCACGTACGGCGGCGACGCGAAGGGCATCCTCCCGTGGGACGCCGACCAGATCACGAAGCTGAAGGGCAGCACCCCGCAGCTCCTGGACGCCGACTCCGGCGAGGTGCCGTTCGAGCAGTTCGTGAAGGCCAAGCCGGACGTCATCCTCGCCCCGTACTCCGGCCTCACCCAGACCGAGTTCGACACGCTCAGCAAGATCGCGCCCGTCGTCGCCTACCCGGACAAGCCGTGGGCGACCAGCTGGCGCGACCAGACGGCCATCGTCGGCAAGGCGCTCGGGATGACCTCCCAGGCCGACGCGCTCGTGAAGAAGACCGAGTCCTCCGTCTCGGCGCTCTCCGACAAGTACCCGGTGATCAAGAACAAGACGTTCTTCTACGCCGCCGCCAACCAGCCGGGCGTGCTCAACGTCTACCGGGCGGAGGACCCGCGCGTCCAGCTGCTGAACGACCTCGGGATGAAGAACTCGCCGAGCATCGCCGCGCTCGACTCCTCGAAGGGCGACGGCAGCTTCTTCTACCAGCTCAGCTACGAGAACCTGTCCAAGATCGACACCGACCTCCTGGTCATGTACTTCGACAAGCAGTCCTCCGTGGACGCCTTCACCGCCGACCCGCTCGTCGCCGCGATGCCCACCGTCAAGGAGGGCCGCTTCGCGCCGATCGTCGGCGAGTCGTTCGTCGCCGCCACCAGCGCGCCCAGCGTGCTCAGCATCCCGTGGATGCTCGACCGCTACGTGCCGCAGCTGGCCGCCGCGGCCGAGAAGGTCAAGTAA
- a CDS encoding Na+/H+ antiporter NhaA has translation MSIIRSERTAAGLLLGAAALGLLLANTAVGPALLDLQHAHLGGELVDLSVGHWISDGLLAVFFFIVAVELKHELVAGELNSFAKAIHPAIAAACGVAVPALIYLAVTAGSGLSDGWPIPTATDIAFALGVLAVFGRGLPNRLRVFLLALAVLDDLVAILIIAVFFTTEPNLLELGAAAVAVVAFGLLSRLLRGRLRWPIGVLMALLAVLTWWLVYDSGVHATIAGVALGLVMARAPGRRTAHALEPWSNGLILPLFAFSAALVVIPSVSPAELSPAFWGILVALPVGKLVGITLGGWLGAFTRPKPERSRISVLSLVTIGALGGIGFTVSLLMNELAFAGSATVRAEGTLAVLLGSAVSIVLAGVLVTTLARRNRRLHARPIRVESRESAPRSHDS, from the coding sequence ATGAGCATCATCCGCTCCGAGCGCACCGCCGCCGGGCTCCTACTGGGCGCCGCCGCCCTCGGCCTCCTGCTGGCGAACACCGCCGTCGGCCCCGCGCTGCTCGATCTCCAGCATGCGCACCTCGGCGGCGAGCTCGTGGATCTCAGCGTCGGGCACTGGATCAGCGACGGGCTGCTCGCGGTGTTCTTCTTCATCGTGGCGGTCGAGCTGAAGCACGAGCTGGTCGCCGGCGAGCTGAACTCGTTCGCGAAGGCCATCCATCCGGCGATCGCGGCCGCGTGCGGCGTCGCGGTGCCGGCGCTGATCTACCTCGCGGTGACGGCGGGCTCCGGCCTGTCGGACGGCTGGCCGATCCCGACCGCGACCGACATCGCCTTCGCGCTCGGCGTGCTGGCGGTGTTCGGGCGCGGGCTGCCGAACCGGCTGCGGGTGTTCCTGCTGGCGCTGGCGGTGCTGGACGATCTGGTCGCCATCCTGATCATCGCCGTGTTCTTCACGACAGAGCCGAACCTTCTGGAGCTGGGCGCCGCCGCGGTGGCCGTCGTCGCGTTCGGCCTGCTCAGCCGGCTGCTGCGCGGGAGGCTGCGCTGGCCGATCGGGGTGCTGATGGCGCTGCTCGCCGTGCTGACCTGGTGGCTGGTCTACGACTCCGGGGTGCACGCCACGATCGCGGGCGTCGCGCTCGGGCTGGTCATGGCGCGCGCGCCGGGCCGCCGCACCGCGCACGCGCTGGAGCCGTGGTCGAACGGACTGATCCTGCCGCTGTTCGCGTTCTCCGCAGCGCTCGTCGTCATCCCCTCGGTCTCCCCCGCCGAGCTGTCGCCGGCGTTCTGGGGCATCCTCGTCGCTCTCCCGGTCGGCAAGCTCGTCGGGATCACGCTCGGCGGCTGGCTCGGCGCGTTCACCCGCCCGAAGCCCGAGCGCTCTCGCATCTCCGTGCTGAGCCTCGTGACGATCGGGGCGTTGGGCGGCATCGGCTTCACCGTCTCACTGCTGATGAACGAGCTGGCCTTCGCGGGCTCGGCCACCGTGCGGGCGGAAGGAACGCTCGCGGTGCTCCTGGGTTCGGCGGTGTCCATCGTGCTCGCCGGCGTGCTCGTGACAACGCTCGCGCGGCGCAACCGGAGGCTGCACGCGCGACCGATTCGTGTCGAATCGCGCGAAAGCGCTCCCCGTTCCCACGATTCGTGA